A genomic region of Oryza glaberrima chromosome 1, OglaRS2, whole genome shotgun sequence contains the following coding sequences:
- the LOC127775203 gene encoding B3 domain-containing protein Os03g0120900 isoform X2 gives MHFMVLPFGLNACEKVIRSSGSPQGKLPCDIFCCTKRGRDGDRLTEAANSLTPSHSQVLQRTTQGHELISPQSFPDQHEVCGSKDGLDEHLSLNGPMEDDKANAIAEVMSILDVDKVTVELFCAMLVFYKWNVDAVAEDFDICRGKPQIQNLFLKHKLHFQFDIVKRKLRKFFPPDDYCSSPILESRKCSLEEPKLSNQPLQCDLTTKKCRLVDEHDLCNFSQKKRRKRGSFCSPETPRRSPRLARQNNSHDSAENTLKERSEERQPSPASMIYQAESRSEQACLCHDKTDSGSLFQDSKKVKPAHGEVDLCEEPQHNQGENEGNLDQVNNKETDEEQIERNAVETSESFTRRGCIKSSPASCEVPACLRINELSLTWKPAEHVNPLEKVLLDIQRDNFMKTISHVQGIIRNHPSDLLTADVITVVVQKEIFKWNCCLKDRDAQRIVNALLEHARKIKEMHNFNSEMRKEEFSAKLKVHLKWQLKEVETTYTSLELDYKKATSDDNIAFSMLHDKKKKLHNLQDEITGLQQSLEMKKDEMQKLAHQVAEHESVFQKSLMERLRIKEVMKGYEQTLAEVKVQLTSTEVGSIDIEALVKVEMDNMTKEIELSKESLLNITFH, from the exons ATGCATTTCATGGTTTTGCCATTTGGTCTGAATGCTTGTGAGAAAGTAATTCGGTCTTCAGGAAGTCCACAAGGAAAACTTCCATGTGATATATTCTGCTGTACTAAGAGGGGTCGGGATGGTGATAGACTAACAGAGGCAGCCAACAGTCTCACGCCTAGTCATTCACAG GTATTGCAAAGGACAACTCAAGGCCATGAGCTTATTTCACCACAAAGTTTCCCTGATCAACATGAAGTATGCGGCTCGAAAGATGGGTTAGATGAACACTTATCACTGAACGGGCCAATGGAGGATGATAAAGCTAATGCGATAGCTGAAGTAATGAGCATATTGGATGTTGACAAAGTGACAGTTGAATTATTCTGTGCAATGCTTGTTTTCTATAAATGGAATGTGGATGCGGTGGCAGAAGACTTTGACATATGTAGGGGCAAACCGCAAATTCAGAACCTGTTTCTGAAGCACAAACTTCATTTTCAAT TTGATATTGTAAAGAGGAAACTACGAAAGTTCTTCCCTCCAGATGATTATTGTTCTTCTCCAATACTTGAGAGTAGGAAGTGCAGCCTTGAGGAACCTAAGTTGTCTAACCAACCACTGCAATGTGACTTGACAACAAAGAAGTGTAGGCTAGTTGATGAGCATGATTTATGTAATTTTTCtcagaaaaagagaaggaagcGAGGTTCATTTTGTAGTCCTGAAACTCCACGAAGATCACCAAGACTGGCACGCCAGAATAATTCTCATGACAGTGCAGAGAATACATTGAAAGAAAGATCCGAAGAGCGACAACCATCACCAGCCAGCATGATATATCAGGCAGAGAGCAGATCAGAGCAAGCATGTTTATGCCACGATAAAACAGACAGTG GTTCATTATTTCAAGACTCTAAGAAAGTTAAACCAGCACATGGTGAGGTGGATTTATGTGAAGAGCCTCAACATAATCAAGGAGAAAATGAAGGGAATTTAGATCAAGTCAATAATAAAGAAACTGATGAAGAGCAAATAGAAAGAAATGCGGTGGAGACCTCTGAGTCATTCACAAGGAGAGGTTGCATCAAGTCATCGCCAGCCAGTTGTGAGGTGCCAGCATGTTTGAGAATAAACGAGTTATCTTTGACATGGAAGCCCGCTGAACATGTCAACCCTCTTGAGAAAGTTTTACTTGATATCCAACGAGACAATTTCATGAAGACCATCTCACATGTTCAGGGAATCATCCGAAATCATCCTTCAGACCTACTGACTGCTGATGTAATTACAGTTGTTGTGCAGAAAGAAATTTTTAAATGGAATTGTTGTCTTAAGGATAGGGATGCTCAAAGGATAGTGAATGCGTTACTGGAACATGCTAGAAAAATCAAGGAGATGCACAATTTTAACTCGGAGATGCGGAAGGAAGAGTTTTCTGCAAAGCTGAAGGTTCATTTGAAGTGGCAGCTCAAAGAAGTAGAAACTACATATACCTCATTGGAGTTAGATTACAAGAAAGCAACGAGTGATGATAATATTGCTTTCTCAATGCTGCATGATAAGAAGAAGAAATTGCACAATCTTCAGGATGAGATAACTGGCTTGCAGCAGTCGTTGGAGATGAAGAAGGATGAAATGCAGAAATTGGCTCATCAAGTTGCTGAGCATGAGAGTGTATTTCAGAAGTCTTTAATGGAAAGATTAAGGATTAAGGAAGTTATGAAGGGTTATGAGCAAACTCTTGCTGAAGTTAAAGTTCAGCTAACTTCCACTGAAGTTGGATCAATTGATATAGAGGCATTGGTGAAGGTAGAGATGGATAACATGACCAAGGAAATTGAACTGTCTAAGGAAAGCCTCCTAAACATCACTTTCCATTAA
- the LOC127775203 gene encoding B3 domain-containing protein Os03g0120900 isoform X1, with translation MEEVRRHHHFIKVMVGEFARRLEIPQGFLIHIPEVDHSTFDASLPSSAKGTLQNSEGKTWPVELEKLDGHVFLTTGWAKFVEDNSLREYEFLLFRYDDNMHFMVLPFGLNACEKVIRSSGSPQGKLPCDIFCCTKRGRDGDRLTEAANSLTPSHSQVLQRTTQGHELISPQSFPDQHEVCGSKDGLDEHLSLNGPMEDDKANAIAEVMSILDVDKVTVELFCAMLVFYKWNVDAVAEDFDICRGKPQIQNLFLKHKLHFQFDIVKRKLRKFFPPDDYCSSPILESRKCSLEEPKLSNQPLQCDLTTKKCRLVDEHDLCNFSQKKRRKRGSFCSPETPRRSPRLARQNNSHDSAENTLKERSEERQPSPASMIYQAESRSEQACLCHDKTDSGSLFQDSKKVKPAHGEVDLCEEPQHNQGENEGNLDQVNNKETDEEQIERNAVETSESFTRRGCIKSSPASCEVPACLRINELSLTWKPAEHVNPLEKVLLDIQRDNFMKTISHVQGIIRNHPSDLLTADVITVVVQKEIFKWNCCLKDRDAQRIVNALLEHARKIKEMHNFNSEMRKEEFSAKLKVHLKWQLKEVETTYTSLELDYKKATSDDNIAFSMLHDKKKKLHNLQDEITGLQQSLEMKKDEMQKLAHQVAEHESVFQKSLMERLRIKEVMKGYEQTLAEVKVQLTSTEVGSIDIEALVKVEMDNMTKEIELSKESLLNITFH, from the exons atggaggaggtgaggaggcATCATCACTTCATCAAGGTCATGGTCGGCGagttcgcccgccgcctc GAGATACCTCAAGGCTTCCTTATTCACATTCCAGAGGTGGACCACAGTACTTTTGATGCTTCATTACCATCATCTGCCAAAGGCAcgcttcagaattcagaagggAAGACTTGGCCTGTTGAGCTAGAGAAACTTGATGGCCATGTATTTCTGACCACTGGATGGGCTAAGTTTGTGGAGGACAATTCTTTGAGGGAATATGAGTTCCTTCTCTTCAGATATGATGATAACATGCATTTCATGGTTTTGCCATTTGGTCTGAATGCTTGTGAGAAAGTAATTCGGTCTTCAGGAAGTCCACAAGGAAAACTTCCATGTGATATATTCTGCTGTACTAAGAGGGGTCGGGATGGTGATAGACTAACAGAGGCAGCCAACAGTCTCACGCCTAGTCATTCACAG GTATTGCAAAGGACAACTCAAGGCCATGAGCTTATTTCACCACAAAGTTTCCCTGATCAACATGAAGTATGCGGCTCGAAAGATGGGTTAGATGAACACTTATCACTGAACGGGCCAATGGAGGATGATAAAGCTAATGCGATAGCTGAAGTAATGAGCATATTGGATGTTGACAAAGTGACAGTTGAATTATTCTGTGCAATGCTTGTTTTCTATAAATGGAATGTGGATGCGGTGGCAGAAGACTTTGACATATGTAGGGGCAAACCGCAAATTCAGAACCTGTTTCTGAAGCACAAACTTCATTTTCAAT TTGATATTGTAAAGAGGAAACTACGAAAGTTCTTCCCTCCAGATGATTATTGTTCTTCTCCAATACTTGAGAGTAGGAAGTGCAGCCTTGAGGAACCTAAGTTGTCTAACCAACCACTGCAATGTGACTTGACAACAAAGAAGTGTAGGCTAGTTGATGAGCATGATTTATGTAATTTTTCtcagaaaaagagaaggaagcGAGGTTCATTTTGTAGTCCTGAAACTCCACGAAGATCACCAAGACTGGCACGCCAGAATAATTCTCATGACAGTGCAGAGAATACATTGAAAGAAAGATCCGAAGAGCGACAACCATCACCAGCCAGCATGATATATCAGGCAGAGAGCAGATCAGAGCAAGCATGTTTATGCCACGATAAAACAGACAGTG GTTCATTATTTCAAGACTCTAAGAAAGTTAAACCAGCACATGGTGAGGTGGATTTATGTGAAGAGCCTCAACATAATCAAGGAGAAAATGAAGGGAATTTAGATCAAGTCAATAATAAAGAAACTGATGAAGAGCAAATAGAAAGAAATGCGGTGGAGACCTCTGAGTCATTCACAAGGAGAGGTTGCATCAAGTCATCGCCAGCCAGTTGTGAGGTGCCAGCATGTTTGAGAATAAACGAGTTATCTTTGACATGGAAGCCCGCTGAACATGTCAACCCTCTTGAGAAAGTTTTACTTGATATCCAACGAGACAATTTCATGAAGACCATCTCACATGTTCAGGGAATCATCCGAAATCATCCTTCAGACCTACTGACTGCTGATGTAATTACAGTTGTTGTGCAGAAAGAAATTTTTAAATGGAATTGTTGTCTTAAGGATAGGGATGCTCAAAGGATAGTGAATGCGTTACTGGAACATGCTAGAAAAATCAAGGAGATGCACAATTTTAACTCGGAGATGCGGAAGGAAGAGTTTTCTGCAAAGCTGAAGGTTCATTTGAAGTGGCAGCTCAAAGAAGTAGAAACTACATATACCTCATTGGAGTTAGATTACAAGAAAGCAACGAGTGATGATAATATTGCTTTCTCAATGCTGCATGATAAGAAGAAGAAATTGCACAATCTTCAGGATGAGATAACTGGCTTGCAGCAGTCGTTGGAGATGAAGAAGGATGAAATGCAGAAATTGGCTCATCAAGTTGCTGAGCATGAGAGTGTATTTCAGAAGTCTTTAATGGAAAGATTAAGGATTAAGGAAGTTATGAAGGGTTATGAGCAAACTCTTGCTGAAGTTAAAGTTCAGCTAACTTCCACTGAAGTTGGATCAATTGATATAGAGGCATTGGTGAAGGTAGAGATGGATAACATGACCAAGGAAATTGAACTGTCTAAGGAAAGCCTCCTAAACATCACTTTCCATTAA